A section of the Solea solea chromosome 17, fSolSol10.1, whole genome shotgun sequence genome encodes:
- the LOC131443545 gene encoding golgin subfamily A member 6-like protein 1 isoform X3 yields the protein MNRQRKLLEVVWKPKVKLQRIELPLKDVLKEEEEEEVLTEQQLCNQERNSSLDQEEPESLQIKEEEEEICTSQVQEQLEMKQEADNFMLTPDNEESDHMEPEPDTDHQLLSAVAESQEQTGNKHVEITIVESKEEKDRQRRLMKILWKPRVKLQQIELPQRNVKKEEEEEVLTEQQQLCNQNSSLDQEEPESLQIKEEEEADTFMLTPDNEENDHMEPEPDTDHQLLSAVAESQDQRVHMRNVTVQHPAQDNPDQDSICPTERYQNRDVPVCLQEALENPALPRASSVLTLTCTPLPCKISSALGSTSALSLSVSLLSPIS from the exons AGCTTCCACTGAAAGATGTTcttaaggaggaggaggaggaggaggttctcactgagcagcagctctgtaaccaggagaggaactctagtctggaccaagaggaaccagagtctctacagattaaagaggaagaggaggaaatctgCACCAGTCAGGTGCAGGAGCAGCTTGAAATGAAGCAGGAGGCTGATAACTTTATGTTGACTCCTGATAATGAAGAAAGTGATCAcatggaaccagaaccagacactgaccaccagctcctctctgctgtagCTGAGAGTCAAGAACAGACAGGGAACAAACATGTAGAAATTACCATTGTTGAGTCCAAAGAAGAGAAGGATCGTCAGCGCAGACTGATGAAGATCCTTTGGAAACCTCGAGTAAAGTTACAGCAGATAG AGCTTCCACAGCGGAATgttaaaaaggaggaggaggaggaggttctcactgagcagcagcagctctgtaaccagaactccagtctggaccaagaggaaccagagtctctacagattaaagaggaagaggaggctgatACCTTTATGTTGACCCCTGATAATGAAGAAAATGATCAcatggaaccagaaccagacactgaccaccagctcctctctgctgtagCTGAGAGTCAAGATCAGAGAGTCCACATGAGAAATGTTACAG tccaacaccccgcacaagacaatccagaccaGGACTCCATATGTcctaccgagcgctaccagaacagggacgtccctgtctgtcttcaagaagctcttgaaaacccagctcttccaagagcatcttctgtcctcacaCTTACCTGTACCCCCCTCCCCTGTAAGATCTcctctgcacttggatccacttctgcactctcactctctgttagTCTACTATCTCCTATCTCCTag
- the LOC131443545 gene encoding gastrula zinc finger protein XlCGF26.1-like isoform X1, with translation MNRQRKLLEVVWKPKVKLQRIELPLKDVLKEEEEEEVLTEQQLCNQERNSSLDQEEPESLQIKEEEEEICTSQVQEQLEMKQEADNFMLTPDNEESDHMEPEPDTDHQLLSAVAESQEQTGNKHVEITIVESKEEKDRQRRLMKILWKPRVKLQQIELPQRNVKKEEEEEVLTEQQQLCNQNSSLDQEEPESLQIKEEEEADTFMLTPDNEENDHMEPEPDTDHQLLSAVAESQDQRVHMRNVTGEKTHVCNICKKCFECKSGLMIHIRTHTGEKPYVCHICKKCFTQKGNLMNHVRTHTGEKPYVCHICKKCFTQKASLNNHLRTHKGDKPYSCETCGNCFGRSSELKEHKRTHTGEKPYVCHICKKCFTQHSTLTNHIRTHTGEKPHVCHICKKCFTLKCNLMDHMRTHTGEKPYVCHICKKGFTQKSTLTNHVTTHTSERPFSCDTCGKCFVKSSGLKKHKINHTGEKPHVCHICKKCFALKSTLTNHMRTHSKERPLSCETCGKCFLHNSDLTDHVRTHGKCHILV, from the exons AGCTTCCACTGAAAGATGTTcttaaggaggaggaggaggaggaggttctcactgagcagcagctctgtaaccaggagaggaactctagtctggaccaagaggaaccagagtctctacagattaaagaggaagaggaggaaatctgCACCAGTCAGGTGCAGGAGCAGCTTGAAATGAAGCAGGAGGCTGATAACTTTATGTTGACTCCTGATAATGAAGAAAGTGATCAcatggaaccagaaccagacactgaccaccagctcctctctgctgtagCTGAGAGTCAAGAACAGACAGGGAACAAACATGTAGAAATTACCATTGTTGAGTCCAAAGAAGAGAAGGATCGTCAGCGCAGACTGATGAAGATCCTTTGGAAACCTCGAGTAAAGTTACAGCAGATAG AGCTTCCACAGCGGAATgttaaaaaggaggaggaggaggaggttctcactgagcagcagcagctctgtaaccagaactccagtctggaccaagaggaaccagagtctctacagattaaagaggaagaggaggctgatACCTTTATGTTGACCCCTGATAATGAAGAAAATGATCAcatggaaccagaaccagacactgaccaccagctcctctctgctgtagCTGAGAGTCAAGATCAGAGAGTCCACATGAGAAATGTTACAGGTGAAAAAACCCATGTGTGCAATatttgtaagaaatgttttGAGTGTAAAAGCGGTTTGATGATCCACATaagaactcacacaggtgagaaaccCTACgtttgccacatttgtaagaaatgtttCACCCAGAAAGGTAACTTGATGAACCATGtgagaactcacacaggtgagaagccctatgtttgccacatttgtaagaaatgttttaCACAGAAAGCTTCCTTAAATAACCACTTGAGAACTCACAAAGGTGATAAGCCATATTcttgtgaaacatgtggaaacTGTTTTGGGCGAAGTTCAGAATTGAAAGAGCATAAaagaactcacacaggtgagaaaccctatgtttgccacatttgtaagaaatgttttaCACAGCACTCAACCTTGACAAACCACATaagaactcacacaggtgagaaaccccatgtttgccacatttgtaagaaatgttttaCACTGAAATGTAACTTGATGGACCACAtgagaactcacacaggtgagaagccgtatgtttgccacatttgtaagaAAGGTTTTACACAGAAATCTACCTTGACTAACCACGTGACAACTCACACAAGTGAGAGGCCATTTTCTTGTGACACCTGTGGTAAGTGTTTCGTGAAAAGTTCAGGCCtgaaaaagcacaaaataaatcacaccgGTGAGAAGCCCCACGTGTGCcacatttgtaagaaatgttttGCACTCAAATCTACCTTGACGAACCACATGAGAACTCATTCAAAGGAGAGGCCTCTTTCTTGTGAAACATGTGGTAAGTGTTTTCTACATAATTCAGATTTGACGGACCATGTGAGAACTCATGGGAAATGCCATATTCTTGTGTAA
- the LOC131443545 gene encoding gastrula zinc finger protein XlCGF17.1-like isoform X2, translating into MLTPDNEENDHMEPEPDTDHQLLSAVAESQDQRVHMRNVTGEKTHVCNICKKCFECKSGLMIHIRTHTGEKPYVCHICKKCFTQKGNLMNHVRTHTGEKPYVCHICKKCFTQKASLNNHLRTHKGDKPYSCETCGNCFGRSSELKEHKRTHTGEKPYVCHICKKCFTQHSTLTNHIRTHTGEKPHVCHICKKCFTLKCNLMDHMRTHTGEKPYVCHICKKGFTQKSTLTNHVTTHTSERPFSCDTCGKCFVKSSGLKKHKINHTGEKPHVCHICKKCFALKSTLTNHMRTHSKERPLSCETCGKCFLHNSDLTDHVRTHGKCHILV; encoded by the coding sequence ATGTTGACCCCTGATAATGAAGAAAATGATCAcatggaaccagaaccagacactgaccaccagctcctctctgctgtagCTGAGAGTCAAGATCAGAGAGTCCACATGAGAAATGTTACAGGTGAAAAAACCCATGTGTGCAATatttgtaagaaatgttttGAGTGTAAAAGCGGTTTGATGATCCACATaagaactcacacaggtgagaaaccCTACgtttgccacatttgtaagaaatgtttCACCCAGAAAGGTAACTTGATGAACCATGtgagaactcacacaggtgagaagccctatgtttgccacatttgtaagaaatgttttaCACAGAAAGCTTCCTTAAATAACCACTTGAGAACTCACAAAGGTGATAAGCCATATTcttgtgaaacatgtggaaacTGTTTTGGGCGAAGTTCAGAATTGAAAGAGCATAAaagaactcacacaggtgagaaaccctatgtttgccacatttgtaagaaatgttttaCACAGCACTCAACCTTGACAAACCACATaagaactcacacaggtgagaaaccccatgtttgccacatttgtaagaaatgttttaCACTGAAATGTAACTTGATGGACCACAtgagaactcacacaggtgagaagccgtatgtttgccacatttgtaagaAAGGTTTTACACAGAAATCTACCTTGACTAACCACGTGACAACTCACACAAGTGAGAGGCCATTTTCTTGTGACACCTGTGGTAAGTGTTTCGTGAAAAGTTCAGGCCtgaaaaagcacaaaataaatcacaccgGTGAGAAGCCCCACGTGTGCcacatttgtaagaaatgttttGCACTCAAATCTACCTTGACGAACCACATGAGAACTCATTCAAAGGAGAGGCCTCTTTCTTGTGAAACATGTGGTAAGTGTTTTCTACATAATTCAGATTTGACGGACCATGTGAGAACTCATGGGAAATGCCATATTCTTGTGTAA